A single Clostridia bacterium DNA region contains:
- a CDS encoding hemolysin III family protein, giving the protein MHPTREQAVHFSEEIANSVTHGIGLLLSIAGLVVLVVLAALRGTAWHVVSCSVYGATLVLLYLSSTLYHTVQGPRVKRVFRVFDHSAIYLLIAGTYTPFTLIHLRGPLGWSLFGTIWGLTILGIVFKTFAVDAFAILSTALYIVMGWLAVLGIRPLLHALNWHGFLWLLGGGMFYTIGVIFFASQRRYAHAVWHLFVLGGSVCHYFAIVFYVIPPRA; this is encoded by the coding sequence ATGCATCCAACGCGAGAACAGGCCGTTCATTTTAGCGAAGAAATCGCCAATAGCGTCACTCATGGTATAGGGCTTCTGCTTAGCATCGCGGGCCTGGTCGTCTTGGTGGTGCTTGCCGCCTTGCGTGGCACCGCTTGGCACGTCGTTAGTTGCAGCGTGTACGGCGCAACGCTTGTGCTGCTCTATCTTAGTTCTACGCTCTATCACACCGTTCAAGGGCCTCGCGTTAAACGTGTCTTTCGCGTTTTCGATCACTCCGCAATTTACCTGCTCATCGCAGGAACCTACACGCCTTTCACCCTGATCCATCTGCGCGGTCCGCTGGGATGGTCACTGTTCGGCACCATTTGGGGGCTAACCATCCTGGGCATCGTGTTCAAAACTTTTGCCGTGGACGCCTTCGCGATACTCTCGACCGCTCTCTACATTGTCATGGGTTGGCTCGCCGTCTTGGGCATAAGGCCGTTGCTTCATGCACTCAATTGGCACGGGTTCCTCTGGCTGCTAGGCGGAGGCATGTTCTACACGATCGGCGTGATCTTCTTTGCCTCGCAGCGCCGGTACGCGCACGCCGTCTGGCATCTATTTGTGCTCGGCGGAAGCGTCTGCCACTACTTCGCAATCGTCTTCTACGTCATCCCTCCACGCGCCTGA
- a CDS encoding cytochrome c peroxidase: MAIVAPLGLPPVPIPADNPPTVETIALGRRLYYDTSLSIDNTVSCATCHDPERGFGDPKPVSTGVNGKTGVRNSPTVFNSAYYTTQFWDGRAASLEKQAEGPVENPVEMAHTLKGVERRLSADPEYRAEFEKAFGSGPITFEMVGKAIASFERTVVSGDSPFDRWYYGHDERAVSDSVKRGFALFRDTKKGNCANCHTVEDKHALFTDNKFHNIGVGVDGERLTDQGRFQITNQDADRGAFKTPSLRNIALTAPYMHDGSHQTLKSVLDFYIGGTNSNPHLDKQIHPLGFLTGQERADLLAFMEALTGTLPPNVGPPPKPQQTVKK, encoded by the coding sequence GTGGCTATTGTCGCGCCGCTGGGCTTGCCTCCTGTCCCGATCCCGGCCGACAATCCGCCGACAGTCGAAACTATTGCTCTCGGGCGTCGCCTGTACTACGACACATCTCTCTCGATCGATAACACCGTTTCCTGTGCCACGTGCCACGATCCGGAGCGCGGCTTCGGCGATCCCAAGCCTGTCTCCACGGGCGTAAACGGCAAGACCGGGGTGCGCAACTCGCCCACGGTATTCAACTCGGCTTACTACACGACGCAGTTCTGGGATGGACGCGCTGCCTCACTCGAGAAGCAGGCGGAAGGTCCGGTTGAGAATCCTGTCGAGATGGCTCACACGCTGAAGGGAGTTGAGCGCCGCCTCTCCGCCGATCCCGAATATCGTGCGGAGTTCGAGAAAGCCTTTGGTTCCGGCCCTATCACGTTCGAGATGGTTGGAAAAGCTATCGCCTCATTTGAGCGCACGGTTGTGAGCGGCGACTCTCCTTTCGATCGCTGGTACTACGGACACGATGAGCGCGCGGTCAGCGATTCCGTGAAGCGTGGGTTCGCGCTTTTCCGCGACACGAAGAAAGGGAACTGTGCTAACTGCCACACGGTCGAGGACAAGCACGCTCTCTTTACGGACAACAAGTTTCACAACATCGGCGTTGGTGTGGATGGCGAGCGCCTTACCGATCAGGGGCGTTTCCAGATCACGAACCAGGACGCGGACCGCGGCGCATTCAAAACGCCGTCGTTGCGTAACATCGCGCTTACTGCTCCTTACATGCACGATGGAAGTCACCAGACGCTGAAAAGCGTTCTCGACTTCTACATAGGTGGCACAAACTCCAATCCGCATCTCGACAAGCAAATTCACCCGCTCGGCTTCCTGACGGGACAAGAGCGCGCCGATCTGCTGGCCTTCATGGAGGCTCTCACCGGAACCCTTCCGCCCAATGTGGGGCCTCCGCCCAAGCCGCAACAGACGGTGAAGAAGTAG
- a CDS encoding VWA domain-containing protein, with protein sequence MSLSQSRKLFVAVLFAALYSNAAVAQDTADAPAEEPAARASAHEAASVAIVVDTSRTARKRAGELRKSVAALITNLTAEDEFCVYSTSDKPVLVQDFTGDASVVLNASKRLRRDGRFALFDTIAVAADHLRNDAANENIAIVVFVAGMDSASKISPATLEPSSRAKQPVALYFVATPGSDVALQETLQQLAFRTRGAAYFPPTAKQMIEASNAVGRQLRPGDPVDASSGATSRRGAKSKKPIATYKLLVVRSIPVVNSNETTEFPGGDNLLLHRVLVSRLQKAKLFSEVIDAGSTNAQTVPATGSEPGEKLELLATIVGYRRGNRLRRQFTFGGAARIKVQVILRDAATAEPVLAFTEEGSASAGLFGGSNEQMQTRAIMTVVNKIISRLRESR encoded by the coding sequence ATGTCGTTGTCCCAGTCGCGCAAGCTGTTCGTCGCGGTACTGTTTGCGGCTCTGTATTCCAACGCAGCCGTCGCGCAGGACACGGCCGACGCGCCAGCAGAAGAGCCTGCGGCACGCGCTTCCGCTCACGAAGCAGCCTCCGTCGCCATCGTGGTCGATACGTCTCGAACGGCGCGCAAGCGAGCCGGCGAACTTAGGAAAAGTGTCGCAGCCCTCATAACCAATCTCACAGCCGAAGACGAGTTCTGCGTTTATTCAACCAGCGACAAGCCCGTCCTGGTACAGGATTTCACGGGAGACGCTTCCGTCGTGCTAAACGCTTCCAAGCGGCTACGGCGCGACGGTCGATTTGCACTGTTCGATACCATCGCGGTCGCGGCAGATCATCTGCGCAATGACGCGGCGAACGAAAACATCGCAATTGTGGTATTCGTGGCCGGAATGGATTCGGCGAGTAAGATCTCCCCAGCTACGCTCGAACCCAGTTCGCGGGCAAAGCAACCGGTGGCGCTCTACTTCGTCGCCACCCCCGGTAGCGATGTGGCGTTGCAGGAGACCTTGCAGCAGCTTGCATTCCGCACTCGCGGTGCCGCTTACTTCCCGCCAACAGCTAAGCAGATGATCGAGGCGTCAAACGCCGTGGGAAGGCAGTTGCGGCCTGGCGATCCTGTCGATGCCAGCAGTGGCGCAACTTCGCGTCGTGGGGCCAAGTCGAAAAAGCCCATTGCTACATACAAGCTGTTGGTCGTGCGCAGCATCCCTGTGGTAAATAGCAACGAGACCACAGAGTTCCCGGGCGGCGACAATCTGCTTCTGCATCGCGTGCTCGTCTCTCGCTTGCAAAAGGCGAAACTCTTTTCCGAAGTCATTGATGCCGGCAGCACAAACGCGCAAACTGTTCCTGCAACCGGTAGCGAACCTGGTGAGAAGCTTGAGCTTCTTGCCACTATCGTGGGATACAGGCGCGGCAATCGCCTCCGGCGCCAGTTTACGTTTGGAGGGGCCGCGCGGATCAAGGTTCAGGTTATATTGCGCGATGCCGCCACAGCCGAGCCGGTTCTGGCCTTCACCGAAGAGGGCTCAGCCTCTGCCGGACTCTTTGGCGGCAGCAACGAGCAGATGCAGACGCGCGCCATCATGACTGTCGTTAACAAGATCATCTCGAGGCTTCGCGAATCGAGGTAG
- a CDS encoding M24 family metallopeptidase — protein MSFRRQFAIVTLFCFFAASLGSDAAERQPSKLLPLSQQIAMRESWLPKRYEMLLQMMRTRGIDMFIVLNEEFHNDPLTEFIAPPRPYVGNRDIFAFLDTGKEGLKKVAVVRFGDENLRPFFEISEEDKPAERVLAELYAKYRPKRIALSIGGKRGVTRSLTHDSYQFLSAAMGSEATSRFVSAEDLIEEYLDTRIPEEMAPYNDVLYLTDLLTRRALSNEVIVPGKTTVGDIRRWLYDQLWAHGVTTWFQPDIRVQRKDVPNETSHGFLAVAKEATVIQPGDVLHVDFGITYMGLNTDWQKMAYVLRKGERRAPAGLERALHNTNMLQDVLMLRASRPGRPAGEVYNVTMEEMKQKGIEAKIYSHPLGNQGHGLGASIDFRASQTKDSSADAKRLRKGSYISIELNTQTAVPEWGGQKVYMMEEDPAYLTDSGWKFFCPRQERLYLVNWKQQ, from the coding sequence ATGAGTTTCCGGCGCCAGTTCGCCATCGTGACGCTTTTTTGCTTTTTCGCCGCGTCGCTCGGGAGCGACGCCGCCGAACGCCAGCCGTCGAAGTTGTTGCCGCTTTCACAGCAGATCGCTATGCGGGAAAGCTGGTTGCCCAAGCGTTACGAAATGCTCTTACAGATGATGCGTACCCGTGGGATCGACATGTTCATTGTTTTGAATGAAGAGTTTCACAACGATCCGCTTACGGAATTCATTGCGCCGCCGCGTCCCTACGTAGGCAATCGGGATATTTTTGCATTTCTCGACACAGGGAAAGAGGGATTGAAGAAGGTCGCGGTCGTGCGCTTTGGGGATGAGAATCTGCGGCCCTTCTTCGAAATTTCCGAAGAAGACAAACCGGCTGAACGGGTCCTGGCGGAACTCTATGCAAAGTACCGGCCGAAGAGGATTGCTTTGAGCATCGGTGGCAAACGGGGTGTCACACGAAGCCTCACTCACGACAGTTACCAGTTCCTATCGGCGGCGATGGGTTCGGAGGCGACGTCACGATTCGTCAGTGCTGAGGACCTGATCGAGGAGTATCTCGACACTCGCATTCCAGAAGAAATGGCGCCATACAACGACGTCCTTTATTTGACCGATCTGCTGACCCGCCGCGCGCTCTCGAATGAAGTCATCGTGCCTGGCAAGACTACGGTCGGCGACATTCGCCGATGGCTCTACGACCAGCTGTGGGCTCACGGAGTGACCACCTGGTTCCAGCCGGACATTCGCGTGCAGCGAAAGGACGTGCCGAACGAGACCTCGCACGGCTTCCTCGCCGTAGCGAAAGAGGCAACGGTCATCCAGCCCGGCGACGTCCTTCACGTCGACTTTGGCATCACCTACATGGGGTTGAACACTGATTGGCAGAAGATGGCCTATGTGTTGCGGAAAGGCGAACGCCGAGCGCCTGCCGGCCTGGAGCGCGCCCTGCATAACACCAACATGCTGCAAGATGTGCTCATGCTCCGCGCTTCGCGCCCGGGCCGTCCGGCAGGTGAGGTTTACAACGTTACGATGGAAGAGATGAAGCAGAAGGGAATCGAGGCCAAGATATATAGCCATCCCCTCGGCAATCAGGGCCACGGATTGGGCGCAAGCATCGACTTCCGCGCCTCGCAGACAAAGGATTCCTCGGCCGATGCCAAGCGTCTGCGCAAAGGTTCATACATCTCGATCGAGTTGAATACGCAGACTGCTGTGCCGGAATGGGGTGGCCAGAAGGTTTACATGATGGAAGAGGATCCCGCATACCTGACCGACAGCGGTTGGAAGTTCTTCTGCCCGAGGCAGGAGAGGCTGTATCTGGTGAACTGGAAGCAGCAATGA
- a CDS encoding nuclear transport factor 2 family protein: MTTLTPETVRAEIEKFWNAFTSKSAEALEEFYAHESSVFGSTATRPEPGRLAATRRKREYFTANSQLRSQVGLIDIVMLGDTAAVASYTFQFHASRIATATAKSSDEHILHGRATQVFAVDHDGSIRIFHEHFSLPYTA, translated from the coding sequence ATGACAACGTTGACCCCCGAGACGGTACGAGCCGAAATCGAGAAATTCTGGAACGCATTCACAAGTAAATCTGCCGAGGCGCTGGAGGAGTTCTACGCGCACGAGTCAAGCGTTTTCGGCTCCACGGCAACCCGGCCTGAGCCGGGACGCCTTGCGGCGACGCGACGCAAGCGTGAGTACTTCACCGCAAATTCCCAACTTCGCTCGCAAGTGGGCCTTATAGACATTGTCATGTTGGGCGATACGGCGGCAGTGGCGAGTTATACGTTTCAGTTCCACGCTTCCAGGATAGCGACTGCGACCGCAAAGAGTTCCGACGAACACATCTTGCATGGCCGCGCGACACAGGTCTTTGCCGTGGACCACGACGGCTCAATCCGCATCTTCCATGAGCATTTCTCACTACCATATACGGCTTGA
- a CDS encoding metal-sulfur cluster assembly factor gives MVTNEEVMTALKDCYDPEIPVNLVDLGLIYDVRLKPTALPGSDGQDVEVDMTLTAPGCPAHTMISEQVRHRLLSLPGIKDANVNVVWSPPWTPERLSDAAKKQLGIE, from the coding sequence ATGGTTACGAACGAAGAGGTAATGACAGCGCTGAAAGATTGCTACGATCCAGAGATCCCGGTCAATCTTGTAGACCTCGGACTGATCTATGATGTTCGCCTGAAACCAACGGCTCTGCCGGGCAGCGACGGACAGGACGTAGAAGTGGATATGACGCTCACCGCGCCCGGGTGCCCCGCGCACACCATGATCAGCGAGCAGGTGCGGCACAGATTGCTCTCACTGCCAGGCATCAAGGACGCAAATGTAAATGTTGTGTGGAGCCCGCCATGGACTCCGGAGAGATTGAGCGACGCCGCGAAAAAGCAGTTGGGAATCGAATAG
- a CDS encoding DUF3857 domain-containing protein, with the protein MLKGVATQMLCHPQPRRSFVASTLALVLLLLSGLTTLGQNASRTPYDKELETIQKQFASDAGVATKAVLLARGYELRELVSDRTALERWLQSVATGNEEALVRDEAQRLALLAARQRGERRDVEKRSPSILLVAKKAVEEMKSAETLETLGHLEQASGDNEALHHFEAAAHMAPTPERWLSVARVCANQLCRFSALQNASRLAPNNPKVQLATAEYYISREQVEKARNLLAAALRSEPNDFVARKRLADIYGSVGLFKQALAEYERLARDFPVPLWLHRELAIAFERAGQLEHATRLAEAAFAENREGAVERSLLARLYEHRRDATGARKFYERIALMDSSDASALSQMARLRLDEGDAAGAERQLRAGVATHPDNALLRQELAELLVLQRRNREAERELKSAALTNPNAVGLRERIAWLGAVSSVEDTEAAYLADFDQVKSNAQGMSGPHDSVVALDNVIALADVRVDRVQQNGLASARVQQIFKVMNAQGAREFGTRAVQYSPASESLEILRARVHKQDGRMIEAEEGGETSVADTGVSMYYDVRSRVLRFPSLEAGDLIELDYRVSPESETNPYGDYYGGLTLFRGTMSTKLKRYVLLTPAERNFHVVETRMPHSASVTVAGGERIYTWEARDLAALPNEPRSPSATEIAPYISVSTFSNWDELGKWYAELVRPQFTLDAALREVAKRISAENPEELARIHAIHQLVLRNTHYVALEFGIYSYKPYPVSQIYARRFGDCKDKASLMIALMRAVGVDAELAMVRTRRMGEINEQVASIAPFNHAIVYLPKYGLWLDGTAEYSGARELPLEDQGAMALTVSADGRTQMHRIPVTTPEDNYTHRAIRAEIRRDGTMQFSGTVYTRGEDAPGLRREYEVAERQRESIRASLAEVFPTVKVENVEVDGAADLEKDVTVKFSGALDAFSGRSSMALTGTWMRRGYLQTLAPLGERTQDLLLPAPWTTEEELQFALPEGTVRVELPQETRLDSKFGSAVLRYDRRGSQVIVRTLVQFRQIRITPAEYAEFREFCAAVERGFRQEVKVTLR; encoded by the coding sequence ATGCTTAAGGGTGTAGCAACACAGATGCTTTGCCACCCGCAGCCTCGACGCTCCTTTGTCGCATCCACCTTGGCGCTCGTTCTTTTATTGCTCTCAGGGCTCACGACACTCGGGCAGAACGCATCTCGCACTCCTTACGACAAAGAACTTGAAACCATTCAGAAGCAGTTCGCTTCGGATGCCGGCGTGGCGACCAAGGCCGTGCTGCTGGCCCGAGGGTACGAACTTCGCGAACTGGTAAGCGATCGCACAGCACTGGAGCGGTGGTTGCAATCCGTCGCCACCGGGAATGAAGAGGCGCTGGTACGCGACGAAGCGCAGCGACTGGCTCTGCTGGCGGCACGCCAAAGGGGCGAGCGCCGCGACGTAGAAAAGCGCTCGCCGTCGATCCTGCTGGTGGCAAAAAAAGCAGTCGAGGAGATGAAGTCGGCTGAGACGCTGGAGACGTTGGGTCACCTGGAGCAGGCGTCCGGCGATAACGAAGCGTTGCATCACTTTGAGGCTGCGGCGCACATGGCTCCCACGCCAGAGCGATGGTTATCAGTGGCGCGCGTTTGCGCAAATCAGTTGTGCCGCTTCTCTGCCCTGCAGAATGCGTCGCGGCTGGCGCCCAATAATCCGAAGGTGCAGCTGGCGACCGCCGAGTACTACATCTCGCGGGAGCAGGTGGAAAAAGCCAGAAACCTGCTGGCCGCCGCTCTGCGCTCTGAGCCCAACGACTTCGTCGCCCGAAAACGGTTGGCCGACATTTATGGCAGCGTGGGTTTGTTTAAGCAGGCGTTGGCGGAATACGAACGGCTGGCGCGCGACTTTCCTGTGCCGCTGTGGCTGCATCGGGAACTGGCTATCGCATTCGAGAGAGCTGGACAACTCGAGCACGCAACGCGGTTGGCCGAAGCAGCTTTCGCCGAAAACCGCGAGGGCGCGGTTGAGCGTAGTTTACTGGCGCGCCTTTATGAGCACCGTCGCGACGCGACCGGCGCACGGAAGTTTTATGAACGCATCGCGCTGATGGACTCCTCAGACGCCAGCGCACTATCGCAGATGGCACGTTTGCGTCTGGACGAGGGAGATGCTGCCGGTGCAGAGCGGCAACTGAGGGCCGGGGTGGCAACGCATCCTGACAACGCCTTGCTTCGTCAGGAACTGGCGGAACTACTGGTGCTCCAAAGGCGCAACCGTGAGGCCGAACGGGAACTGAAGAGCGCGGCCCTGACGAATCCGAATGCCGTGGGCTTACGCGAACGGATCGCCTGGCTCGGTGCGGTGAGCAGCGTCGAAGACACAGAGGCGGCTTACCTCGCAGACTTCGACCAGGTGAAGTCGAACGCACAGGGCATGAGCGGCCCGCATGACAGCGTGGTTGCGCTAGACAACGTGATCGCGCTGGCCGATGTGCGTGTCGACCGCGTCCAGCAGAATGGCCTGGCCTCGGCGCGTGTCCAGCAGATATTCAAGGTGATGAACGCGCAAGGCGCGCGAGAGTTCGGCACGAGGGCCGTGCAATATTCGCCAGCATCGGAGTCGCTGGAAATCCTGCGAGCGAGAGTGCACAAACAGGATGGCCGGATGATCGAAGCCGAGGAGGGTGGCGAAACATCGGTGGCAGACACGGGCGTTTCGATGTACTACGACGTGCGCTCGCGAGTGCTCCGCTTCCCTTCGCTGGAAGCAGGCGACCTAATCGAATTGGATTACCGAGTGTCGCCCGAGAGCGAGACAAATCCCTATGGCGACTACTACGGCGGGCTGACGCTATTCCGGGGCACCATGTCGACAAAGCTGAAGCGCTACGTGCTCCTGACTCCAGCCGAGCGGAATTTCCACGTAGTGGAAACTCGCATGCCACATTCGGCGAGCGTGACGGTCGCGGGCGGCGAACGCATTTACACGTGGGAAGCGCGAGATCTTGCGGCTCTGCCCAACGAGCCACGCAGCCCATCTGCAACGGAGATCGCGCCCTACATCTCCGTTTCAACCTTCAGCAATTGGGATGAACTGGGCAAGTGGTACGCGGAACTTGTGCGTCCGCAGTTCACGCTGGATGCTGCGCTTCGCGAGGTGGCGAAGCGAATCTCTGCTGAGAACCCCGAAGAACTGGCGCGCATTCACGCCATCCATCAACTGGTGCTTCGGAACACGCACTACGTGGCTCTCGAGTTCGGGATATACAGCTACAAGCCTTATCCGGTGAGCCAGATCTACGCGCGGCGTTTTGGCGATTGCAAAGACAAGGCTAGCCTGATGATCGCGTTGATGCGGGCGGTAGGCGTCGACGCCGAACTGGCGATGGTGCGCACTCGGCGCATGGGAGAGATTAACGAGCAGGTTGCGTCCATCGCGCCGTTCAATCACGCGATCGTTTACCTGCCGAAGTACGGACTGTGGCTGGACGGCACGGCGGAATATTCCGGCGCGCGCGAGCTTCCGCTCGAAGACCAGGGTGCGATGGCTCTGACGGTGAGCGCCGATGGCCGCACGCAGATGCACCGGATTCCGGTGACAACACCGGAGGACAACTACACGCATCGCGCGATACGGGCGGAAATTCGGCGCGACGGAACGATGCAGTTTTCCGGAACGGTGTACACACGTGGCGAGGACGCTCCGGGCTTGCGTCGCGAATACGAAGTTGCCGAGCGACAGCGAGAATCGATACGCGCCTCACTGGCCGAAGTATTTCCGACCGTGAAAGTGGAGAACGTGGAAGTGGACGGCGCGGCTGACCTCGAGAAAGACGTCACAGTCAAATTCAGCGGCGCGCTTGATGCTTTCTCCGGACGCTCATCGATGGCATTGACTGGTACGTGGATGCGGCGAGGGTATCTGCAAACGCTGGCTCCGCTGGGCGAGCGCACGCAAGACCTTCTGCTGCCGGCACCGTGGACCACAGAAGAAGAGTTGCAGTTCGCGTTGCCCGAGGGCACTGTGCGAGTGGAACTTCCGCAGGAGACGCGACTGGACAGCAAGTTCGGTTCGGCGGTGTTGAGGTATGACCGGCGTGGCTCGCAGGTGATAGTACGCACGCTGGTTCAGTTCCGGCAGATTCGAATCACGCCCGCAGAGTACGCCGAGTTTCGTGAGTTCTGTGCCGCCGTGGAACGGGGGTTCCGGCAGGAGGTGAAGGTGACGTTGCGATGA
- a CDS encoding response regulator transcription factor: MKPATAKKPQIRIAVVESDPLRFIGFRALFDSEPEFELVASTMAEIATRVNVDLILVGSRGAQNLFDVMASLKASRPDLRIIVTGSGAEDEMILKALAAGAKGYVDEAATPAEFVQAMKMVHQGSVWAPRRVLSTFIERVTTSPGRIFPAGRVVFTDREKEVLELLVAGRSNKEIGSSLGIEERTVKAHVAKLMRKVGVQNRIALSVHAITHSLVTSK; encoded by the coding sequence ATGAAACCGGCTACCGCTAAGAAACCGCAAATCCGCATCGCAGTCGTCGAAAGTGATCCCCTGCGCTTCATCGGTTTCCGGGCGCTCTTCGACTCCGAGCCTGAGTTTGAACTCGTCGCATCCACGATGGCCGAAATCGCCACGCGTGTGAATGTCGATTTAATCCTTGTCGGCAGTCGCGGCGCACAGAATCTGTTCGACGTGATGGCATCGCTCAAGGCCTCGCGCCCCGATCTGCGTATCATCGTCACCGGATCAGGCGCAGAGGATGAAATGATTCTCAAGGCCTTAGCGGCTGGCGCAAAGGGCTATGTCGATGAGGCAGCGACCCCGGCTGAGTTTGTGCAGGCCATGAAAATGGTCCACCAGGGGTCTGTCTGGGCGCCACGACGCGTGCTATCCACCTTCATCGAGCGTGTCACGACGTCTCCCGGTCGAATCTTTCCCGCCGGTCGCGTCGTCTTTACCGACCGCGAAAAAGAAGTACTCGAACTTCTCGTCGCTGGGCGCTCCAATAAAGAGATCGGCTCCTCGCTTGGGATCGAAGAACGCACCGTCAAGGCGCACGTTGCCAAACTGATGCGCAAGGTCGGCGTGCAGAATCGCATAGCGCTCTCCGTTCACGCCATCACCCATTCCCTGGTCACTTCAAAATAA
- a CDS encoding lipid-binding SYLF domain-containing protein, producing MKRCILLFAVLLISANLFAADRVDNVERLESAVTILNEIMGAPDAGIPEEVLGSAECVAVVPSLMKGGFVLGASYGKGVASCRTAKGWSAPAFFKMEGGSFGLQIGGQAVDLVMLIMNENGMRNLLSSKFKLGADASVAAGPVGRHAEGATDWKLRAQVLTYSRARGVFAGITLNGNVIKQHQDDTRAFYGRMVPFRTLLTGNLQPIPADAQPWIDTLNKYAPISVARTPPAPAQPKS from the coding sequence ATGAAAAGATGCATTCTGTTATTCGCCGTCCTCCTCATCTCCGCCAACCTCTTTGCCGCCGACCGCGTTGACAATGTTGAACGACTTGAGTCCGCAGTCACAATCCTGAACGAGATTATGGGTGCTCCGGATGCGGGGATTCCTGAGGAAGTCCTCGGCTCCGCCGAGTGTGTCGCCGTGGTTCCATCCCTGATGAAGGGAGGCTTTGTGCTTGGCGCTTCCTATGGCAAGGGCGTGGCCAGTTGCCGCACGGCCAAGGGCTGGAGCGCACCGGCATTCTTCAAAATGGAGGGCGGAAGCTTCGGTCTTCAGATCGGCGGACAGGCGGTCGATCTCGTCATGCTCATCATGAATGAGAATGGCATGCGTAACCTGCTTTCCAGCAAGTTCAAGCTTGGCGCGGACGCGTCCGTCGCTGCCGGTCCTGTCGGACGTCACGCCGAGGGTGCCACCGACTGGAAATTACGGGCGCAGGTGCTTACCTATTCGCGCGCGCGCGGAGTCTTTGCCGGCATCACGCTCAACGGCAACGTGATCAAGCAACACCAGGACGACACTCGCGCCTTCTACGGACGCATGGTTCCGTTCCGCACACTACTAACCGGAAACCTGCAACCGATTCCAGCCGACGCACAGCCGTGGATCGATACGCTGAACAAGTACGCGCCAATCAGCGTAGCCAGAACACCCCCGGCGCCAGCGCAGCCAAAGTCATAG